The DNA region TTTTGGCTGCCTCTAAAACAGCATTAATAGAATTTGTTCCCACAACATTGACAGCAGGGATTGCAAATTGATTGGCTTTTGCAATTGCAAAAACTTTCTGCACATCATTACCCGTAACAACACCCGGTTTTACAAAATCAAAAATTTTCGCATTCAACATGAAAACGCCCTTTATTTCAATTTTTACATACTTTTATAGGCAAAGCTCAAAAAGATTACATTACGCTATGCTCTAAAGCTTAACTCTTGAAGTAAATGTAACATAATTTTATAGTGTAAGGCTTTTAGCCTCTATTTTAAAAAACAAGATTTTTGTGAAAAGCCTTACCTTTTTTGGGGTAAGGCTCTCTTTTTTTGGGGTTATTTAATGGTTACTTTTGCGTTTTTTCTAAGTGTTTGTGCTTTATCTTGTACTTGAATACGGAATTTTTCCATTTTCAAGCCATTTTCAATTTGTGGTTTTACTGTTTCAAATGTTGCTTTCTCAGCTGGTTTTGTATCTTCAACTAAGATAACATGGTAACCAAATTGTGTTTGAACAGGCGTTTTAGTAATTTCACCTTTTTTAAGTGCAAATGCTGCATCTGAGAAAGGTTTTACCATTTGATTTGCAGCAAACCAACCAAGTTCACCGCCACCTTGACCGCTAGGTCCTGTAGATTTTTGTAGTTGCAAGCTCAACAAATTTATCATTGAGTTTTTGACCTGTCAATCCATCAAGTTCTTTGATAACATCTTTAGCTTCTTGCTCTGTTTTTACAAGCACGTGTCTTGCTTTAACGGTTGCTGGTTGCATAAATTTGTCAGCATTTTTGTCATAATAGTCTTTAACATCTTTTGGATCAACTTTAACAGCATCAAAGATTTTTTTCATCCAGACTTCAAGAGCAAGATCTGCTTTGATTTTTTTCAAAGCTTCCGTATAATCTTTCTCTTTTTCTACACCACTTTTCATTGCTTCCGTAGTCAAAAGTTTACGCTCAACTGCTTGCTCAACAATTTTTTGTTTTGCATCAGCAGGAAGTTCTTCAAACTTTGCGCCTTGCATAGCACGCATAAGAACAGCAATGTCTTGTTCATTGACATCTTCACCATTAACGGTTGCATATGTTGTCGCATTTAAACTTACACCTAGTACTGCAGCTGCAATACTACTTAGAATAACTTTTTTCACTAAAATCCTTTATTGAAGTAATTCGCGTATTGTACCCCAAATCTTATTACTATTTCTTAAATGAAATGTTAATTTTAAGGATTGTCGGTATAATTTTCAAAAAAATAAGGTAGATGATGAAAAAGGCCACACAAAAAGAGGTTGTAATTATTAAAGCTCTTTTTTTGGAACATTACCCCAAAGCGGTTACTGAACTAAAATATAGCTCTTTGTATGAGCTTCTTGTCTGTGTCATGCTCTCAGCCCAATGCACCGATAAACGCGTCAACCTTATTACGCCTGCCCTATTTGAACGTTATCCTCATGCAAAAGAGCTTGCAGAGGCGAATCTCGATGAGGTCAAATCATTCATTGCTTCGTGCTCTTTTTTCAACAATAAAGCCGTGAATCTTCTTAAAATGGCACAAAAAGTCGTTGAACTGTACGATGGAGAGATTCCTTTGGATGAGCAAAAACTCATGGGACTCGCAGGTGTGGGACAAAAAACCGCTCATGTGGTGATGATCGAATATGCTTCTGCCAACCTCATGGCAGTCGATACTCATGTTTTTCGAGTCGCACACCGTCTAGGACTTTCGAGTGCTAAAACAGCCATTAAAACGGAAGAAGAGTTAACCAAAATTTTTAAAAATGATCTTGCTACGCTACACCAAGCGATGGTACTTTTTGGCAGATATACCTGTAAAGCAGTCAATCCCTTGTGTGAAACGTGCTTTTTAACAGAACATTGCAAAACAAAACAGACATTTAAAGTTTAACTTAGCCCGTAACGGTATCAATCCATTTAATGGAACATCCTTGTGAAGGATGCTGAATTTTAGGTGCATCTTGCTTACTAAACAGTAACATGATTGCCTCTCTTAAATCTTCCTCTTTCACACTACGCGCATCTTGCCAATTATCATCCAATCTTCCATGATAATAAAGTTTCTCTTCACTATCAAATAAAAAAATATCAGGAGTGCAGACAGCACCAAGATGTTTTGCCACACTTTGATTTTCATCAATAAGATAAGGAAACTCTAGGCCCATCTCTTTGATTTTATCGAGCATATGAGCGGGTGAATCTTCTGGGTAGTTAGGATGAATGTTTGGGTTGATCGCAACCGTGGTGATGTCAAGTTTTTTGGCAAACTCCGCAACGGCATTCAACCTCTTCCAAATAGCATTAGAGTAAGGGCAGTGGTTGCACATTACAGCAATCATAAATCCACCTTTACCAAACAGTTCTTTGCTTTTAAAAATTTTTCCATTTGGATCTTCAAGTTCAAAATGTTCCAGTTTATGACCTAGTTCCACTAAAGAGGAATGTATTAATGACATGACTTACTCCTTATAGGTATTAATGATATTTTGAACAATGAACGCTGTATTTGAAACAGAATTCATGTCACACTCTTCTCTTTGAGAATGAGGATAGCGAATCGTCGGTCCAATAGAAACTGCTTCTATTTTTTTAGCTTGACGCATGATCAACTCACCACACTCAAGTCCTGCATGAATCGCTTTAAAGGTGGCATGAGGATAAAACTCTTTCATCACACCTTGAACGCGTTGTGCGAAAAGTGTCATTTCAGGCTTCCACGCTCCATGCCATCCTTCTTGTACGGCATCAAAACCAAGCGCTTTAAAGAAGGCAACAGTTTCATGTGCCAGTATAGCCAAATTTTCATCATCCATTGCACGTGCTGCACAGTCAAATCGAAGCACACCTTCAAAATCGGAAACAATACCAAGGTTGATACTCATAGAAGGAATATCAAGCTCTCGATCCCATTCACGAACACCTTGGGCAAAGGCACCCAAAGCCTTTATAATAGAGCTTGATTGAGCAATATACTTTGTGTGTGAGCCCTTCTCCAAACTCTTTACATGTAAACGTGTATCTTCTACATGTAACGGTGTTTTGGATGCGACAATGGCTGTTGCACTTTTAGGAATGGCATTGCGCCTCTCCCCTCCATGCAATGAGACTAAAAGAACCTCGTGTTTCAAAAGCTCATACCCTAAAGCTTTAATTGCCGAAGGGATTTTTTTATCAATATCGACCCCTGAATGTCCCCCCGTAAAGTTAAACGCACTGATTTCATAGAGTTTAATCTCTTCATCCAATGGCATATACTGTAGTTTTAAAGAGGCAATGACATCCATGCCACCTGCACAGCCAATGTAAATTTCACCCTCTTCTTCTGCATCAAGATTGAGTAGATAGGAAGATTTTAAAGGAAGACGAAACTGCATAGCACCAATAAGC from Sulfurospirillum diekertiae includes:
- a CDS encoding peptidylprolyl isomerase, giving the protein MLSLQLQKSTGPSGQGGGELGWFAANQMVKPFSDAAFALKKGEITKTPVQTQFGYHVILVEDTKPAEKATFETVKPQIENGLKMEKFRIQVQDKAQTLRKNAKVTIK
- a CDS encoding peptidyl-prolyl cis-trans isomerase, whose product is MKKVILSSIAAAVLGVSLNATTYATVNGEDVNEQDIAVLMRAMQGAKFEELPADAKQKIVEQAVERKLLTTEAMKSGVEKEKDYTEALKKIKADLALEVWMKKIFDAVKVDPKDVKDYYDKNADKFMQPATVKARHVLVKTEQEAKDVIKELDGLTGQKLNDKFVELATTKIYRT
- a CDS encoding thioredoxin family protein; its protein translation is MSLIHSSLVELGHKLEHFELEDPNGKIFKSKELFGKGGFMIAVMCNHCPYSNAIWKRLNAVAEFAKKLDITTVAINPNIHPNYPEDSPAHMLDKIKEMGLEFPYLIDENQSVAKHLGAVCTPDIFLFDSEEKLYYHGRLDDNWQDARSVKEEDLREAIMLLFSKQDAPKIQHPSQGCSIKWIDTVTG
- the nth gene encoding endonuclease III; protein product: MKKATQKEVVIIKALFLEHYPKAVTELKYSSLYELLVCVMLSAQCTDKRVNLITPALFERYPHAKELAEANLDEVKSFIASCSFFNNKAVNLLKMAQKVVELYDGEIPLDEQKLMGLAGVGQKTAHVVMIEYASANLMAVDTHVFRVAHRLGLSSAKTAIKTEEELTKIFKNDLATLHQAMVLFGRYTCKAVNPLCETCFLTEHCKTKQTFKV
- a CDS encoding aminoacyl-histidine dipeptidase; translation: MESILEHFKAITAIPRCSYHTTKMKEYICEFAHSLGFGVHEDHVGNILCHKGAPQVCLQAHYDMVCIGNTHPIEIVMEGTLVKAKNSTLGADNGMGMAIMFWAMEHNENLECLFTVDEEVGLIGAMQFRLPLKSSYLLNLDAEEEGEIYIGCAGGMDVIASLKLQYMPLDEEIKLYEISAFNFTGGHSGVDIDKKIPSAIKALGYELLKHEVLLVSLHGGERRNAIPKSATAIVASKTPLHVEDTRLHVKSLEKGSHTKYIAQSSSIIKALGAFAQGVREWDRELDIPSMSINLGIVSDFEGVLRFDCAARAMDDENLAILAHETVAFFKALGFDAVQEGWHGAWKPEMTLFAQRVQGVMKEFYPHATFKAIHAGLECGELIMRQAKKIEAVSIGPTIRYPHSQREECDMNSVSNTAFIVQNIINTYKE